A region from the Rufibacter sp. DG15C genome encodes:
- the secG gene encoding preprotein translocase subunit SecG produces MYIALISVILFLCVLLILVVLSQNSKGGGLSSQFGGGGTSQLMGVKRTGDLLEKLTWGFAIGIIVLSLSSHFILNGSNEVESRSVNEQRAGQAAPAAAPALPQQNTAPAPAVATPGAGTDSAE; encoded by the coding sequence ATGTATATTGCTCTGATCAGCGTCATCCTTTTCCTTTGCGTATTGTTAATCTTGGTGGTTTTATCCCAAAACTCCAAAGGAGGCGGACTTTCTAGCCAGTTTGGTGGCGGCGGCACCAGCCAGTTAATGGGTGTGAAACGCACGGGAGACCTTTTAGAGAAATTGACTTGGGGCTTCGCCATTGGAATCATTGTGTTGAGCCTAAGCTCACACTTTATCTTGAATGGTTCTAATGAAGTGGAAAGCCGCAGCGTGAACGAGCAACGTGCCGGCCAGGCCGCCCCAGCTGCCGCACCAGCCCTTCCACAACAGAACACAGCCCCTGCCCCAGCGGTGGCAACACCAGGAGCAGGCACAGACTCGGCTGAATAA
- a CDS encoding co-chaperone GroES codes for MALNIKPIAGTANRVIVEPAPAEEKTASGLYIPDTAKEKPQKGTVVAISEEDGEGKKPSVKTGDQVLYGKYAGTEISLDGSDYLIMKESDILAVL; via the coding sequence ATGGCATTAAACATCAAACCAATTGCTGGAACCGCGAACAGAGTGATTGTAGAGCCAGCTCCGGCAGAAGAGAAAACTGCTTCAGGGCTTTACATCCCAGACACTGCCAAAGAAAAACCACAGAAAGGAACGGTAGTAGCTATTTCAGAAGAAGATGGCGAAGGCAAAAAGCCATCTGTAAAAACTGGTGACCAGGTTTTGTATGGTAAGTACGCCGGCACTGAGATTTCTTTGGACGGATCAGATTACCTAATCATGAAAGAGTCTGACATCCTGGCGGTTCTTTAA
- the groL gene encoding chaperonin GroEL (60 kDa chaperone family; promotes refolding of misfolded polypeptides especially under stressful conditions; forms two stacked rings of heptamers to form a barrel-shaped 14mer; ends can be capped by GroES; misfolded proteins enter the barrel where they are refolded when GroES binds), protein MASKNITFDIEARNKIKKGVDTLANAVKVTLGPKGRNVIIDKKFGAPSITKDGVTVAKEIELKDAVENMGAQLVKEVASKTADMAGDGTTTATVLAQAIYTAGSKNVAAGANPMDLKRGIDKAVTKVVANLKEQSKKIENSSEIAQVGTISANNDVEIGQMIADAMDKVGKDGVITVEEAKGTETEVKTVEGMQFDRGYLSPYFVTNPEKMEAEFENAYILIYDKKVSTMKELLPVLEQVVQTGKALVIISEDVDGEALATLVVNKLRGSLKIAAVKAPGFGDRRKAMLEDIAILTGGTVISEERGYKLDNATLDYLGQAERIIIDKDNTTIVNGRGEKDAISGRVNEIKSQIEKTTSDYDREKLQERLAKLSGGVAILYIGASTEVEMKEKKDRVDDALHATRAAVEEGIVAGGGVALIRAIEALNDVDTRNEDEKTGVQIIRTALESPLRTIVANAGGEGSVIVNEVRAGQADYGYNARDDKFENMFAAGIIDPTKVTRLALENAASVAALLLTTECVIADEPEEGGAAAGGGMPGGMGGMGGMM, encoded by the coding sequence ATGGCATCTAAGAACATTACCTTCGACATCGAAGCCCGTAACAAAATCAAAAAAGGCGTTGACACTTTAGCCAACGCTGTGAAAGTAACCTTGGGCCCTAAAGGCCGCAACGTGATCATTGACAAGAAATTTGGCGCGCCTAGCATCACCAAAGACGGTGTGACGGTTGCCAAAGAGATTGAATTGAAAGACGCCGTTGAGAACATGGGTGCTCAATTGGTGAAAGAAGTAGCCTCTAAAACCGCCGACATGGCTGGTGATGGTACTACTACTGCCACTGTTTTGGCCCAGGCTATCTACACGGCCGGTTCTAAGAACGTGGCGGCCGGTGCCAACCCAATGGACCTGAAGCGCGGTATTGACAAGGCCGTTACCAAAGTGGTAGCTAACCTGAAGGAGCAGTCTAAGAAGATTGAAAACTCTTCTGAAATTGCCCAAGTAGGTACTATCTCTGCCAATAATGACGTGGAAATCGGGCAGATGATTGCCGATGCCATGGACAAAGTGGGTAAAGACGGTGTGATCACGGTTGAGGAAGCCAAAGGTACTGAGACCGAGGTGAAGACTGTAGAAGGTATGCAGTTTGACCGCGGTTACCTGTCTCCTTACTTCGTGACCAACCCAGAGAAAATGGAAGCCGAGTTTGAGAACGCTTACATTTTGATTTATGACAAGAAGGTTTCTACCATGAAAGAATTGCTTCCAGTATTGGAGCAAGTGGTTCAGACTGGTAAAGCTTTAGTAATCATCTCTGAAGACGTAGACGGCGAAGCCCTTGCTACATTGGTAGTAAACAAACTGCGTGGTTCTTTGAAAATTGCTGCTGTGAAGGCGCCAGGCTTTGGTGACCGCAGAAAAGCCATGTTAGAGGACATCGCAATCTTGACGGGTGGTACTGTTATCTCTGAGGAGCGTGGTTACAAACTGGACAACGCCACTTTGGACTACCTTGGTCAGGCGGAGCGTATCATCATTGACAAAGACAACACTACCATCGTGAATGGTCGTGGCGAGAAAGATGCTATCTCTGGTCGTGTGAACGAGATCAAGTCGCAGATTGAGAAGACTACCTCTGACTATGACAGAGAGAAGTTGCAAGAGCGTCTGGCTAAATTGTCTGGTGGTGTGGCTATCCTTTACATTGGTGCTTCTACTGAAGTAGAGATGAAAGAGAAGAAAGACCGTGTGGATGATGCCTTACACGCTACCAGAGCTGCCGTAGAAGAAGGTATTGTAGCTGGTGGTGGTGTTGCCTTGATCAGAGCCATTGAGGCCTTGAACGACGTAGACACCCGCAACGAAGATGAGAAGACTGGTGTGCAGATCATTCGCACGGCGCTTGAGTCTCCATTGAGAACGATCGTAGCCAATGCTGGTGGTGAAGGTTCTGTGATTGTAAACGAAGTACGTGCCGGTCAGGCTGACTACGGTTACAACGCCCGCGACGACAAGTTTGAGAACATGTTTGCCGCTGGTATCATTGACCCAACCAAAGTAACGCGTCTTGCTCTTGAGAACGCTGCTTCTGTGGCGGCCTTGTTGCTGACCACTGAATGTGTGATTGCTGATGAGCCTGAAGAAGGTGGCGCAGCTGCCGGTGGTGGAATGCCAGGCGGTATGGGCGGCATGGGTGGCATGATGTAA
- a CDS encoding glycoside hydrolase family 25 protein, with product MATKRPYKRPSKNAPSSKDSNSLWKPLLLGIGAFLVLRLGMEYYKEGGRLEFLKHKVEEATHSNTLTTFRPNDYEVLGLDISHHQRKVDWKQVKKEKIVFTFIKATEGISHQDKYFSRHWRESKKHGVLRGAYHFFLPSRNATDQAKNFLDRVHLEAGDLPPVIDVEVTNHQSDEEIIAGVQEWLDAVEDEYDIKPIIYTNYAFYEKHLVGHFDGYPLWLAHYTPENGHKINDHKWSFWQHTDTGRLKGIKGNADLNVFNGTLEDLYNMCYEPNN from the coding sequence ATGGCCACCAAACGACCTTACAAGCGCCCTTCTAAGAATGCCCCATCCTCAAAGGATTCTAATTCCTTGTGGAAGCCGTTGCTATTGGGCATAGGAGCCTTTCTTGTGTTGCGCCTGGGGATGGAGTATTACAAGGAGGGTGGAAGGTTAGAGTTCCTTAAACACAAAGTTGAGGAAGCCACCCATTCCAATACGCTCACCACCTTCCGCCCGAACGACTATGAAGTCTTAGGCCTGGATATTTCGCATCACCAGCGTAAAGTGGATTGGAAGCAGGTGAAGAAAGAGAAGATAGTGTTCACCTTTATTAAAGCTACTGAAGGCATTTCTCACCAGGACAAGTATTTCTCCAGACACTGGCGGGAATCTAAGAAGCATGGTGTATTAAGGGGAGCCTACCATTTCTTTTTGCCATCACGCAACGCGACCGACCAAGCCAAGAATTTTTTGGATAGGGTGCATCTGGAGGCAGGGGATTTGCCCCCGGTTATTGATGTAGAAGTAACCAACCACCAATCAGACGAAGAAATTATAGCAGGAGTGCAGGAATGGTTAGACGCCGTAGAAGATGAGTATGACATCAAACCCATTATCTACACCAATTATGCTTTTTATGAAAAGCACTTGGTTGGGCATTTTGATGGCTACCCGTTATGGCTGGCGCATTATACACCAGAGAATGGTCACAAAATCAATGATCATAAATGGTCTTTTTGGCAACACACAGATACAGGTAGGTTAAAGGGCATTAAAGGAAACGCAGACCTAAATGTTTTTAATGGCACTTTAGAAGATTTGTACAATATGTGCTATGAGCCAAATAATTGA
- a CDS encoding peptide MFS transporter — protein MQETTVKKGHPPGLYLLFFTEMWERFSYYGMRGLLILYLTKAAVAGGLGIAESTGNLIYGYFTGFVYFTPIIGGWLAEKYIGQRRSILIGGVLMALGQFSLFATPGIENQGNIMGIPMMTAVGLLLIIIGNGFFKPNISAIVGKLYEQGDHRRDAAFTIFYMGINVGAFAAPLVCGILAEDIFATKTVVDGVTTVSEYGFRYGFLAAGIGMVIGQLAFNLLAPKYLGNVGVAPDGKVDKNNPVVKAPLTKEETDRMAVIFIITLFVVFFWAGFEQAGSSLSLYTDKYIDREVFGFLIPTAWFQSVNPLFIVAFAPLTANLWLSLSQRGKDLSIPVKMGLGMILLGVGFLFMVGAVMQRGGNVEDETIKASIFWLIATYFFHTIGELCLSPIGLSMVSRLSPLAYTSMLMGVWFLAPFVAQIAGGYIASYVEILGPLQVFGLISGFVIAAGLLLVAIAKKLLHMMHGRGA, from the coding sequence ATGCAAGAAACAACCGTTAAGAAAGGGCACCCACCAGGGTTATACCTATTGTTTTTCACCGAGATGTGGGAGCGATTTAGCTACTACGGAATGCGGGGACTTCTTATCCTGTATCTCACGAAAGCTGCTGTAGCAGGCGGCCTTGGCATAGCAGAATCTACCGGTAACCTCATCTACGGCTACTTTACTGGCTTTGTTTATTTTACTCCCATCATTGGGGGGTGGTTAGCCGAAAAATATATTGGACAGCGCCGCTCTATCTTAATTGGTGGTGTTTTGATGGCTTTGGGCCAGTTCTCATTGTTTGCCACGCCAGGCATTGAAAACCAGGGTAACATCATGGGCATTCCAATGATGACCGCGGTGGGCTTGCTGTTGATCATCATCGGTAATGGTTTCTTTAAACCCAATATCTCTGCCATTGTAGGAAAACTGTATGAGCAAGGCGATCACCGCCGTGACGCTGCTTTTACCATCTTCTACATGGGTATCAACGTGGGAGCCTTTGCTGCGCCTCTGGTGTGCGGTATCTTAGCTGAGGACATCTTTGCTACTAAAACAGTAGTTGATGGAGTGACCACGGTAAGCGAATATGGTTTCCGTTATGGATTCCTGGCCGCCGGTATTGGTATGGTGATTGGTCAATTGGCCTTCAACCTGTTAGCGCCTAAGTATCTGGGTAACGTGGGTGTTGCCCCAGATGGGAAGGTAGACAAGAACAACCCAGTGGTAAAAGCCCCATTGACCAAGGAAGAAACGGATAGAATGGCCGTGATTTTCATCATTACGCTGTTTGTAGTATTCTTCTGGGCAGGGTTTGAGCAGGCTGGTTCTTCACTTTCTTTGTACACTGACAAATACATTGACCGTGAGGTATTCGGCTTCTTAATCCCTACAGCTTGGTTCCAGTCTGTGAACCCCTTGTTCATTGTAGCCTTCGCGCCATTGACCGCTAACTTGTGGTTATCTTTGAGCCAGCGTGGCAAGGACTTGAGCATTCCTGTGAAGATGGGCTTGGGTATGATTCTGTTAGGTGTTGGTTTCTTGTTCATGGTAGGTGCTGTGATGCAAAGAGGCGGCAACGTAGAAGATGAGACCATAAAAGCCAGCATTTTCTGGCTGATTGCCACTTACTTCTTCCATACCATTGGCGAGCTTTGTCTGTCACCAATCGGTTTGTCTATGGTGTCACGCCTTTCGCCGCTTGCTTATACGTCAATGCTGATGGGTGTTTGGTTCCTGGCGCCGTTTGTGGCCCAGATTGCAGGTGGGTATATCGCTTCGTATGTAGAAATCCTGGGTCCGTTGCAAGTGTTCGGATTAATCTCGGGCTTTGTGATTGCCGCTGGTTTGCTGCTGGTAGCCATTGCTAAAAAATTATTGCACATGATGCACGGAAGAGGCGCTTAG
- the pckA gene encoding phosphoenolpyruvate carboxykinase (ATP), producing MKEFGKKSSAMELTSLGISQAKDVYYNMTPAELVEEALKNGEGFLTDTGALMCDTGKFTGRSPKDRFVVRDEKTENSVWWGDVNIAFEPAKFEALHQKMIAYLADKNLYVRDAYAGADPEYRLNLRIVNTMAWHNLFCNNMFLRLNEEELENHTPDFTIICAPGFEADPAVDGTRQPNFAIINFSKKMILIGGTGYAGEMKKGIFSVLNYILPHERETLSMHCSANVGKDGDTAIFFGLSGTGKTTLSADPNRGLIGDDEHGWTKDSVFNFEGGCYAKVIDLSKEKEPQIWDAIKFGAIVENTRFIEGSRTVDYTNNSVTENTRTAYPINHIDNAIEPSVASIPQNIFFLTADAFGVLPPISKLNKSQAMYHFISGYTAKVAGTEVGVTEPQTTFSACFGAAFLPLHPTKYAEMLGKKMTENNVNVWLINTGWTGGSYGTGSRMKLPFTRAMITAALNGELNDVSFTKHPIFGVEMPDACPNVPAEILNPRNTWTDKDAYDQKASELAKAFVKNFTKYADYANEEILAGAPEVAVEA from the coding sequence ATGAAAGAATTTGGCAAGAAATCATCAGCAATGGAATTGACCAGCTTAGGTATTTCACAGGCAAAAGACGTGTACTATAACATGACTCCCGCAGAGTTAGTAGAAGAGGCACTGAAAAACGGGGAAGGTTTCTTGACTGATACCGGCGCCTTGATGTGTGACACAGGCAAATTCACCGGCCGCTCTCCCAAAGACAGATTTGTGGTGAGAGATGAGAAGACAGAGAACTCTGTTTGGTGGGGTGATGTGAACATTGCCTTTGAGCCTGCCAAGTTTGAGGCCCTTCACCAAAAGATGATTGCCTATCTAGCCGATAAGAATTTGTACGTACGGGATGCGTATGCTGGTGCTGATCCAGAATACCGTTTAAACCTCCGCATTGTCAATACCATGGCGTGGCATAACCTCTTCTGCAACAACATGTTCTTGCGCCTGAACGAAGAAGAGCTTGAAAACCATACGCCAGACTTCACTATCATCTGCGCCCCAGGATTTGAGGCAGACCCAGCGGTAGACGGCACGCGTCAGCCTAACTTTGCCATCATCAACTTTTCTAAGAAAATGATTTTGATTGGTGGTACGGGCTATGCCGGCGAAATGAAGAAAGGCATCTTCTCTGTCTTGAACTACATTTTGCCACATGAGCGCGAGACTTTGTCTATGCACTGCTCTGCCAACGTGGGCAAAGACGGTGATACAGCCATCTTCTTTGGATTGTCCGGTACTGGTAAGACTACTTTGTCTGCAGATCCTAACCGAGGGTTGATTGGTGATGATGAGCACGGCTGGACTAAAGACAGCGTCTTCAACTTTGAAGGGGGCTGCTACGCCAAAGTAATTGACCTTTCTAAAGAGAAAGAACCACAAATCTGGGATGCCATCAAGTTTGGCGCCATCGTAGAAAATACCCGCTTCATTGAGGGCTCCCGCACCGTAGACTACACAAACAACTCTGTAACAGAGAACACGCGTACCGCTTACCCAATCAACCACATTGACAACGCCATTGAGCCTTCTGTGGCTTCTATTCCGCAGAACATCTTTTTCTTGACGGCAGATGCATTTGGAGTATTGCCTCCAATCTCTAAGCTGAACAAGAGCCAGGCCATGTACCACTTCATCTCTGGATACACCGCTAAAGTGGCTGGTACTGAAGTAGGCGTAACGGAGCCGCAGACCACTTTTTCTGCTTGCTTTGGCGCGGCTTTCTTGCCTTTGCACCCCACCAAGTACGCTGAGATGCTGGGTAAGAAAATGACCGAGAACAACGTGAACGTTTGGCTGATCAACACTGGCTGGACTGGTGGTTCTTATGGAACTGGATCACGCATGAAGCTGCCTTTCACCCGCGCCATGATTACGGCCGCCTTGAATGGAGAGCTGAACGACGTTTCCTTTACCAAGCACCCAATCTTCGGGGTGGAGATGCCAGATGCCTGCCCTAACGTACCGGCAGAAATCTTGAACCCACGCAATACTTGGACCGACAAAGACGCTTATGACCAAAAAGCGAGCGAACTGGCCAAGGCGTTCGTTAAGAACTTTACTAAATACGCTGACTACGCCAACGAGGAAATACTGGCCGGTGCCCCAGAAGTGGCGGTAGAAGCTTAA
- a CDS encoding 16S rRNA (uracil(1498)-N(3))-methyltransferase, producing MHVFFTPDIFSSSTTYVLSEEESKHCARVLRLGVGDLVQLIDGKGGQFLGQIAEATPKKTTLQILEYHSSEDQWAFKVHIAVAPTKNLDRMEWFVEKAVEVGIDEITFLQCARSERKALNLERLEKIAVSAMKQSLKTHLPRLHPLTKYTDFLKTVPVENTFIAHLVEGSERHSLVKSISGNNHYTVLIGPEGDFSPEEVQLALAKGIRPVTLGSSRLRTETAALAACHTFHVLLDV from the coding sequence ATGCATGTTTTCTTCACCCCAGACATCTTCTCTTCTTCCACAACCTATGTCCTGTCTGAAGAAGAATCCAAGCATTGCGCGCGGGTTTTGCGATTGGGCGTGGGAGATTTAGTGCAGCTGATAGACGGCAAGGGAGGACAATTCCTGGGGCAGATTGCCGAGGCCACTCCTAAAAAAACCACCCTCCAGATTCTGGAATATCATTCTTCAGAAGACCAATGGGCCTTTAAAGTCCATATCGCGGTAGCGCCTACTAAAAACCTGGACCGCATGGAATGGTTCGTGGAGAAGGCCGTGGAAGTAGGCATAGACGAGATCACGTTTCTGCAGTGCGCCCGCTCCGAACGGAAGGCCCTCAACTTGGAACGACTCGAGAAGATTGCCGTGAGTGCTATGAAGCAGTCCCTTAAGACGCATCTTCCTCGTCTGCACCCGTTGACCAAGTACACAGACTTCCTCAAGACCGTCCCCGTGGAGAACACCTTCATTGCGCATTTGGTGGAAGGCAGCGAACGGCACTCTCTGGTTAAGAGCATCTCAGGGAATAATCATTATACCGTCCTGATAGGCCCAGAAGGCGATTTCTCACCTGAGGAAGTACAGCTGGCCTTGGCCAAAGGAATCAGGCCGGTGACCCTAGGTTCCAGCAGGCTTCGCACCGAGACCGCGGCCCTAGCGGCTTGTCATACCTTCCACGTGCTATTAGACGTTTAA
- a CDS encoding DUF4159 domain-containing protein has protein sequence MQKRIFLLFLLFIQCVSMVSGQRPSFRIARLKYGGGGDWYANKTSLPNLINFCNRELKANIAPQEETVEPGSPEIMDYPFVHMTGHGNVVFTEGEAQNLRKYLVGGGFLHIDDNYGLEKFARREMKKVFPELQFVEIPFNHPVYHQKFDFPRGLPKIHEHDNKPPQGFGLIYQGRLVCYFSYESDLGNGWEDQSVHNDPIEKHLAALRMGANLVSYALTNF, from the coding sequence ATGCAAAAACGAATTTTCCTTTTATTCCTTCTATTTATCCAGTGCGTTAGCATGGTGAGCGGCCAGCGGCCCAGCTTCAGGATTGCGCGCTTGAAATACGGCGGCGGCGGCGACTGGTACGCTAATAAAACGTCCTTGCCTAACCTCATCAACTTCTGTAACCGGGAATTGAAGGCCAACATCGCCCCGCAGGAAGAGACCGTGGAGCCCGGCAGCCCCGAGATCATGGACTACCCTTTCGTGCACATGACGGGCCACGGCAACGTGGTCTTCACTGAGGGCGAGGCTCAGAACCTACGCAAATATTTGGTGGGTGGCGGCTTCTTGCACATTGATGACAACTACGGCCTGGAGAAATTCGCGCGGCGCGAGATGAAGAAAGTGTTTCCTGAGCTTCAGTTTGTAGAGATTCCGTTCAACCACCCGGTCTACCATCAAAAGTTTGACTTTCCACGTGGCCTGCCCAAGATTCATGAGCACGACAACAAGCCTCCCCAGGGTTTTGGCTTAATTTACCAAGGCCGGTTGGTCTGCTACTTCTCCTATGAAAGCGATCTAGGCAATGGTTGGGAGGACCAGTCCGTGCACAATGACCCCATTGAGAAGCATTTGGCCGCTTTGCGCATGGGTGCCAATTTGGTTTCCTACGCCTTGACCAACTTTTAA